The following coding sequences are from one Musa acuminata AAA Group cultivar baxijiao chromosome BXJ2-4, Cavendish_Baxijiao_AAA, whole genome shotgun sequence window:
- the LOC135582228 gene encoding glycerol-3-phosphate 2-O-acyltransferase 4-like, with translation MPAEGRKSFPYVSRCDLSGREGHVAAADLDGTLLVSRSSFPYFFLLAVEAGSLLRGAALLLLSPLILLVYKLFSEAAGIQMLIYVAVAGLRARDVELAARAVLPRFYAADVRADSWRAFRACGRRRVLVTANPRVMVEAFARECLGADKVLGTELEVDERTGRATGRVAEGGVLVGPRKKEAVEREFGAAPPDLGLGDRESDHDFMALCKEAYMVPPDPKAARVPPEQLDSLIVFHDGRLVQRPDPPVALLVLLWLPLGFALALFRVFFNLLVPGPFVRHTYRRTGIRLSIRGSPPPPPSPGSPGSLFVCNHRTALDPILVSVALGRLVSCVTYSVSRFSTTLSPIPAIALSRDRAVDAARIAALLKEGDLVICPEGTTCREPFLLRFSSLFAELSDRIVPVAINTRLSMFHATTVRGFKFMDPYFFFMNPRPTYEVTFLEPLREEQTCKGGRSPVEVANHVQKVIAGALGFECTALTRKDKYTKLGGNDGDIRSLSSSFKND, from the exons ATGCCTGCGGAGGGTCGCAAGAGCTTCCCCTATGTGTCACGGTGCGATCTTTCTGGCCGCGAGGGGCACGTCGCCGCGGCCGACCTTGACGGTACCCTTCTCGTCTCCCGGAGCTCCTTCCCTTACTTCTTCCTTCTCGCGGTGGAGGCCGGCAGCCTCCTCCGCGGCGCCGCCCTGCTCCTCCTCTCGCCGCTGATCCTCCTCGTGTACAAGCTCTTCTCCGAGGCGGCCGGCATCCAGATGCTCATCTACGTGGCGGTGGCGGGGCTGCGGGCCCGGGACGTGGAGCTGGCGGCGCGGGCGGTGCTGCCGCGGTTCTACGCGGCTGACGTGCGGGCGGACAGCTGGCGGGCGTTCCGGGCGTGCGGGCGGCGGCGGGTGCTGGTGACGGCGAACCCTAGGGTGATGGTGGAGGCGTTCGCGAGGGAGTGTCTGGGGGCGGACAAGGTGCTGGGGACGGAATTGGAGGTGGACGAGAGGACGGGGAGAGCCACGGGGAGGGTGGCGGAGGGCGGCGTGCTCGTGGGTCCGCGGAAGAAGGAGGCGGTGGAGAGGGAGTTCGGGGCGGCGCCGCCGGACTTGGGCCTCGGCGACCGGGAGTCCGACCACGACTTCATGGCTCTCTGCAAG GAAGCTTACATGGTTCCCCCGGACCCGAAGGCCGCTCGTGTCCCGCCGGAGCAGCTCGACTCGCTCATCGTCTTCCACGACGGCCGCCTGGTCCAGAGGCCCGACCCCCCCGTCGCCCTCCTCGTCCTGCTCTGGCTCCCCCTCGGCTTCGCCCTCGCGCTGTTCCGCGTCTTCTTCAACCTTCTCGTTCCCGGCCCCTTCGTCCGCCACACCTACCGCCGCACTGGCATCCGCCTCTCCATCCGCGGCTCCCCGCCCCCGCCGCCCTCCCCGGGCTCCCCCGGTTCCCTCTTCGTCTGCAATCACCGCACCGCCCTCGACCCCATCCTCGTCAGCGTCGCCCTCGGCCGCCTCGTCTCCTGCGTCACCTACAGCGTCAGCCGCTTCTCCACCACCCTATCCCCCATCCCCGCCATCGCCCTCTCCCGCGACCGCGCCGTCGACGCCGCCCGCATCGCAGCTCTCCTCAAGGAGGGCGACCTCGTCATCTGCCCCGAGGGGACCACCTGCCGAGAGCCGTTCCTGCTGCGGTTCAGCTCGCTGTTCGCTGAGCTGAGCGACAGGATCGTGCCGGTGGCGATCAACACAAGGCTCAGCATGTTCCACGCGACAACGGTGAGGGGATTCAAGTTCATGGACCCCTACTTCTTCTTCATGAACCCGAGGCCGACGTACGAGGTGACCTTCCTGGAGCCGCTGCGGGAGGAGCAGACGTGCAAGGGCGGGAGGAGCCCGGTGGAGGTGGCGAACCACGTGCAGAAGGTGATCGCCGGGGCGCTCGGCTT